In the Candidatus Micrarchaeia archaeon genome, one interval contains:
- the rpsJ gene encoding 30S ribosomal protein S10: protein MANARIKLIGKDPQKLEDVCSQIIEIAKITGVPIKGPVPLPTKKMKVGTRKSPCGDGTETYEHWEMRIHKRLIDVKGDERTLRQIMRVKVPDDVYVRITLD from the coding sequence ATGGCGAATGCGCGAATAAAACTCATAGGAAAAGATCCACAAAAATTAGAGGATGTTTGCTCTCAAATAATTGAGATTGCAAAAATAACAGGTGTACCAATTAAAGGACCTGTTCCTTTACCTACTAAGAAAATGAAAGTTGGAACAAGGAAAAGTCCATGTGGAGATGGAACAGAAACCTATGAACACTGGGAAATGCGCATTCATAAACGCCTTATAGATGTCAAAGGAGATGAAAGAACTTTAAGACAAATTATGCGTGTTAAAGTTCCCGATGATGTTTATGTAAGAATCACTTTGGATTAA
- the tuf gene encoding translation elongation factor EF-1 subunit alpha, giving the protein MMADKEHMNLIFIGHVDHGKSTTVGRILFDTKALPEQQLKKLRDEAEKYGKATFEFAYTMDTLKAERERGVTIEVNHKEFNTDKYYFTIIDAPGHRDFVKNMITGASQADAAVLVVSAREGPMPQTKEHAFLSKVLGINQIAIAVNKMDVVNYDEGKFNEIKEEMSKMLKSIGYDVSKVNFIPISAYKGDNITAKSENMPWYKGECLVKLLDSFVPPAKPTDKDLRLPIQDVYTITGHGTVPVGRVETGIIKPGMAISIMPSGIKTDVKKMEMHHQELSSAGPGDNIGFNVKGVDKTAIKRGYVVGPAERPPTVAETFTAQVVVLDHPTAIGKGYTPVFHIHTAQLPCQVIEILEKKDPKTGATAEKNPDFVKTGDIAIIKFKPLKPVVIETYKDYGPLGRFAIRDMGQTVAAGVVLEVEPKKA; this is encoded by the coding sequence ATAATGGCAGATAAAGAACATATGAATTTAATTTTTATTGGTCACGTAGACCATGGTAAATCAACAACAGTAGGTAGAATCCTATTTGATACAAAAGCATTACCAGAACAGCAATTAAAAAAATTAAGAGATGAAGCAGAAAAATATGGTAAAGCAACTTTTGAATTCGCTTATACAATGGATACATTAAAAGCAGAAAGAGAAAGAGGAGTTACAATTGAAGTTAACCATAAAGAATTTAATACTGATAAATATTATTTTACAATCATTGATGCACCAGGGCATAGAGATTTTGTTAAAAACATGATTACTGGAGCTTCACAAGCTGATGCAGCAGTTTTAGTTGTATCTGCAAGAGAAGGACCAATGCCTCAAACAAAAGAACACGCATTCTTATCAAAAGTATTAGGTATTAATCAAATTGCAATAGCAGTGAATAAGATGGATGTTGTAAATTATGATGAAGGTAAATTTAATGAAATTAAAGAAGAAATGTCAAAAATGCTTAAATCAATTGGTTATGATGTATCAAAAGTTAATTTTATACCAATTTCAGCATATAAAGGAGACAATATAACAGCAAAAAGTGAAAATATGCCTTGGTATAAAGGTGAATGTCTAGTTAAATTGTTAGATTCATTTGTTCCACCAGCAAAACCAACTGATAAAGATCTAAGATTACCAATTCAAGATGTTTATACAATTACCGGACATGGAACAGTACCTGTAGGAAGAGTTGAAACTGGAATAATTAAACCAGGTATGGCAATTTCAATTATGCCTTCTGGAATTAAAACAGATGTAAAGAAAATGGAAATGCATCATCAAGAATTATCTTCAGCAGGACCTGGAGATAATATTGGATTTAATGTAAAAGGTGTAGATAAAACTGCAATTAAAAGAGGTTATGTTGTAGGACCTGCAGAAAGGCCCCCAACAGTAGCAGAAACATTCACTGCACAAGTTGTTGTTTTAGATCATCCAACAGCAATTGGAAAGGGTTATACACCAGTATTCCATATACATACTGCACAATTACCTTGTCAAGTAATTGAGATTTTAGAGAAAAAGGATCCAAAGACTGGAGCAACAGCAGAAAAAAATCCAGATTTTGTAAAAACAGGAGATATTGCAATAATTAAATTTAAACCTTTAAAACCAGTTGTAATTGAAACATACAAAGACTATGGCCCACTTGGAAGATTTGCTATAAGAGATATGGGTCAAACAGTAGCAGCTGGTGTTGTTCTAGAAGTAGAACCTAAAAAGGCATAA